A genome region from Quadrisphaera sp. RL12-1S includes the following:
- a CDS encoding CGNR zinc finger domain-containing protein yields MLFAHDTERELAALVAMVNTAGHVSGEEGLPDVAALDAFCEEHRWSGRRDHDLAELEAVRELRPRLLALWDLALAGEEERFVDLVNALLSEARALPQLVRHDGWDWHLHATPDDAPLDRRMAVEAGMAMVEVVRRGELGRLQRCAGEDCTDVFVDLSKNRSRRFCDGSCGNRAAVAAYRARMRA; encoded by the coding sequence ATGCTTTTCGCTCATGACACCGAGCGCGAGCTCGCCGCGCTCGTCGCCATGGTCAACACCGCCGGGCACGTGTCCGGCGAGGAGGGGCTCCCCGACGTCGCGGCCCTCGACGCCTTCTGCGAGGAGCACCGCTGGAGCGGCCGGCGCGACCACGACCTCGCCGAGCTGGAGGCGGTCCGGGAGCTGCGCCCCCGGCTGCTCGCGCTGTGGGACCTCGCGCTGGCCGGCGAGGAGGAGCGGTTCGTGGACCTCGTCAACGCGCTCCTGTCCGAGGCGCGCGCCCTGCCGCAGCTGGTCCGCCACGACGGCTGGGACTGGCACCTGCACGCCACCCCTGACGACGCCCCGCTCGACCGCCGGATGGCCGTGGAGGCCGGGATGGCGATGGTCGAGGTGGTCCGCCGAGGCGAGCTCGGCCGTCTGCAGCGCTGCGCGGGGGAGGACTGCACCGACGTCTTCGTGGACCTGTCCAAGAACCGCTCCCGCCGCTTCTGCGACGGGTCGTGCGGCAACCGGGCCGCCGTCGCCGCGTACCGGGCGAGGATGCGGGCGTGA
- a CDS encoding EamA family transporter, whose translation MTAAPVAATTASSTLPAQAAAATARGGLVYALASAAAFGTSGIFANALLHAGWTPGSAVIARMLGAALVLAPIAVAQLRGRWHLLWRARWRALAFGVFAMAGCQLGFFAAVQTVPVSLALLIEYSGVLLVVAWAWTVGGQRPRLRTALGGLAALAGLALVLGVGGEGLTGGTGLVWAAAAGVCLAVYFVLAAHDGSGVPALALSWVGMLVGAAALGAAALVGLLPMGVTTGDVALAGSAVPWWSVVLGMVAIATAFAYGTGIAAARRLSAAPASFVALTEVLFAAAWAWVLLGQHLTAVQLVGGAVVLAGIVVVRSDRSSAAG comes from the coding sequence ATGACAGCAGCACCGGTGGCCGCCACCACGGCATCGTCCACCCTCCCGGCCCAGGCCGCGGCCGCCACGGCACGCGGCGGGCTGGTCTACGCGCTCGCCTCCGCCGCCGCCTTCGGCACCTCCGGCATCTTCGCCAACGCGCTGCTGCACGCCGGCTGGACGCCCGGCTCGGCCGTCATCGCGCGCATGCTGGGCGCGGCCCTCGTGCTCGCGCCGATCGCCGTCGCCCAGCTCCGCGGCCGCTGGCACCTGCTGTGGCGGGCCCGCTGGCGCGCGCTGGCGTTCGGGGTCTTCGCCATGGCCGGCTGCCAGCTCGGCTTCTTCGCCGCCGTGCAGACCGTCCCGGTGTCGCTGGCGCTGCTCATCGAGTACTCCGGCGTGCTGCTGGTGGTCGCGTGGGCGTGGACCGTCGGCGGCCAGCGCCCCCGCCTGCGCACCGCCCTCGGCGGCCTCGCGGCGCTGGCCGGTCTCGCGCTGGTGCTCGGCGTGGGGGGCGAGGGCCTGACCGGCGGGACCGGCCTGGTCTGGGCCGCCGCCGCCGGGGTCTGCCTGGCCGTGTACTTCGTGCTCGCCGCGCACGACGGCAGCGGCGTCCCCGCCCTGGCCCTCTCCTGGGTGGGCATGCTGGTCGGCGCCGCGGCGCTCGGCGCCGCCGCCCTGGTGGGGCTGCTGCCGATGGGCGTCACCACCGGCGACGTCGCGCTCGCCGGGTCCGCCGTCCCGTGGTGGTCGGTGGTGCTCGGCATGGTGGCCATCGCCACCGCCTTCGCCTACGGCACGGGCATCGCCGCGGCGCGCCGCCTGTCGGCGGCGCCGGCGTCGTTCGTGGCGCTCACCGAGGTGCTCTTCGCCGCCGCGTGGGCGTGGGTGCTGCTGGGCCAGCACCTCACCGCGGTGCAGCTGGTCGGCGGGGCCGTGGTGCTCGCGGGCATCGTCGTCGTCCGCAGCGACAGGTCCTCAGCAGCGGGCTGA
- a CDS encoding M20/M25/M40 family metallo-hydrolase yields MSPAAAAAVDVVAALQAAVRCPTTTGDAAASTALHEVLAQAFPRVFAQLERVAVPGRPRTLLLRWRGSGGAGGEAAPLVLLGHQDVVPAGVESAWTHPPFGGVLAGSAEGEAVWGRGTLDDKGPLVVVLAAVEGLLAEGFVPARDVWVSSGTDEETGGACAVAAVGVLRGRGVRPWAVLDEGGAVAHGALPGLRAPLAVVGVTEKGSTVLRLVARGRGGHASTPARGGPVARLARAVVALERAERRAVLGPVEVPAATRELLRRVLPRPVSGLVDRFPAVAGRLLVLAGPESAAMVRTTLAFTAMQGSAAVNAVPDEAWVGANARIMAGDSVDAVVQRVRRAVRGCGVDVEVVERGEPSPTSPFSTAEDDDEAFALLERCTERVFPDALVTPYVTMAATDARSFCGLGGRVYRFSPLRMSRAQRASIHGVDEHVAVADLADGVRWTTALLRDLP; encoded by the coding sequence GTGAGCCCCGCCGCCGCTGCCGCCGTCGACGTCGTCGCCGCGCTGCAGGCGGCCGTGAGGTGCCCGACGACGACGGGAGACGCGGCGGCGTCCACCGCGCTGCACGAGGTGCTGGCTCAGGCCTTCCCGCGGGTGTTCGCCCAGCTGGAGCGCGTCGCGGTGCCCGGTCGCCCGCGCACCCTCCTCCTGCGCTGGCGCGGCTCGGGCGGCGCCGGTGGGGAGGCGGCGCCGCTGGTCCTCCTGGGCCACCAGGACGTCGTCCCCGCCGGGGTGGAGAGCGCCTGGACCCACCCGCCCTTCGGCGGGGTGCTCGCGGGGTCGGCGGAGGGTGAGGCCGTCTGGGGGCGCGGGACGCTGGACGACAAGGGCCCGCTCGTGGTCGTCCTCGCCGCTGTGGAGGGACTGCTCGCCGAGGGGTTCGTGCCGGCGCGCGACGTCTGGGTCTCGTCCGGGACCGACGAGGAGACCGGCGGCGCCTGCGCCGTCGCGGCCGTCGGCGTGCTGCGCGGGCGCGGCGTGCGGCCGTGGGCGGTGCTGGACGAGGGCGGGGCCGTGGCGCACGGGGCGCTGCCGGGCCTGCGGGCGCCGCTGGCCGTGGTGGGCGTGACGGAGAAGGGCAGCACCGTGCTGCGGCTGGTGGCGCGGGGTCGCGGCGGGCACGCGTCCACCCCGGCGCGCGGTGGTCCGGTGGCGCGCCTGGCCCGGGCGGTGGTGGCGCTGGAGCGCGCCGAGCGACGGGCCGTGCTCGGGCCGGTGGAGGTGCCGGCGGCGACGCGGGAGCTGCTGCGCCGCGTACTGCCGCGGCCGGTGTCCGGGCTCGTGGACCGGTTCCCGGCGGTGGCCGGGCGCCTGCTCGTGCTGGCCGGGCCGGAGAGCGCCGCCATGGTCCGCACCACCCTCGCCTTCACCGCGATGCAGGGGTCGGCGGCCGTCAACGCGGTGCCTGACGAGGCCTGGGTGGGCGCGAACGCGCGGATCATGGCCGGGGACTCCGTGGACGCGGTGGTGCAGCGCGTGCGCCGCGCCGTGCGCGGCTGCGGCGTGGACGTGGAGGTGGTCGAGCGCGGCGAGCCCAGCCCCACCTCGCCCTTCTCCACGGCTGAGGACGACGACGAGGCGTTCGCGCTGCTCGAGCGGTGCACGGAACGGGTGTTCCCGGACGCCCTGGTCACGCCGTACGTGACGATGGCCGCCACCGACGCGCGCTCCTTCTGCGGCCTGGGCGGCAGGGTCTACCGGTTCTCCCCGCTGCGCATGAGCAGGGCCCAGCGGGCGTCGATCCACGGCGTGGACGAGCACGTCGCCGTCGCCGACCTCGCTGACGGGGTGAGGTGGACCACGGCCCTGCTGCGCGACCTGCCGTGA
- the miaB gene encoding tRNA (N6-isopentenyl adenosine(37)-C2)-methylthiotransferase MiaB translates to MNAHDSERLAGLLEDAGYSRADDEAGRSGEADVVVLNTCAVRENADNRLYGNLGHLASVKARRPGMQIAVGGCLAQKDRDVILAKAPWVDVVFGTHNTHALPALLERSRVQAEAQVEVLEELEVFPSTLPQARESAASAWVSISVGCNNTCTFCIVPALRGKEKDRRPGDVLAEVEALVADGVVEVTLLGQNVNSYGTGMGELRTGTGNSAFADLLRAVGRVDGIERVRFTSPHPAMFTDDVITAMAETPTVMPQLHMPLQSGSDRVLRAMRRSYRSEKFLGILDRVRAQIPDAAISTDIIVGFPGETEEDFAETLRVVEASRFASAFTFQYSQRPGTPAATMPDQLPKAVVQERYERLIALQERISEAEAAQQVGRTVEVLVAEAKGKKDGASQRVSGRARDNRLVHVGLPADLPEADRPRPGDVVTVRVTQSAPHHLVADVPAGSPLSVRRTRGGDAYDRRQLASCGVPAQGTGAGAGGRSVGLGMPALRVPVS, encoded by the coding sequence ATGAACGCCCACGACTCCGAGCGCCTCGCCGGGCTGCTCGAGGACGCCGGCTACTCGCGCGCCGACGACGAGGCCGGACGCTCGGGCGAGGCCGACGTCGTCGTCCTCAACACCTGCGCGGTCCGCGAGAACGCCGACAACCGCCTCTACGGCAACCTGGGCCACCTCGCGAGCGTCAAGGCCCGCCGGCCCGGCATGCAGATCGCCGTCGGCGGGTGCCTGGCCCAGAAGGACCGCGACGTCATCCTGGCGAAGGCGCCCTGGGTGGACGTCGTCTTCGGCACCCACAACACCCACGCCCTGCCGGCGCTGCTGGAGCGCTCCCGCGTGCAGGCCGAGGCGCAGGTGGAGGTGCTGGAGGAGCTGGAGGTCTTCCCCTCCACGCTGCCGCAGGCCCGCGAGTCCGCGGCCAGCGCGTGGGTGTCCATCAGCGTGGGCTGCAACAACACCTGCACGTTCTGCATCGTGCCGGCGCTGCGCGGCAAGGAGAAGGACCGCCGCCCCGGCGACGTGCTGGCCGAGGTGGAGGCGCTGGTCGCCGACGGCGTGGTCGAGGTGACGCTGCTGGGGCAGAACGTCAACTCCTACGGGACGGGGATGGGTGAGCTGCGGACCGGCACGGGGAACTCGGCCTTCGCCGACCTGCTCCGCGCCGTCGGCCGGGTGGACGGCATCGAGCGAGTGCGCTTCACCAGCCCCCACCCGGCGATGTTCACCGACGACGTCATCACCGCCATGGCCGAGACGCCCACCGTGATGCCGCAGCTGCACATGCCGCTGCAGTCGGGGTCGGACCGCGTGCTGCGCGCGATGCGCCGCTCCTACCGGAGCGAGAAGTTCCTCGGCATCCTCGACCGGGTCCGCGCGCAGATCCCTGACGCCGCGATCAGCACCGACATCATCGTCGGGTTCCCGGGGGAGACCGAGGAGGACTTCGCCGAGACCCTCCGCGTGGTGGAGGCGAGCCGCTTCGCCAGCGCGTTCACGTTCCAGTACTCCCAGCGACCCGGCACGCCCGCCGCCACCATGCCCGACCAGCTGCCCAAGGCGGTGGTGCAGGAGCGCTACGAGCGGCTCATCGCCCTGCAGGAGCGCATCAGCGAGGCGGAGGCGGCGCAGCAGGTGGGCCGCACGGTCGAGGTGCTCGTCGCCGAGGCGAAGGGCAAGAAGGACGGCGCCAGCCAGCGCGTCTCGGGCCGTGCCCGCGACAACCGGCTCGTGCACGTCGGGCTGCCGGCCGACCTGCCCGAGGCCGACCGCCCGCGCCCGGGTGACGTGGTGACCGTCCGGGTCACGCAGTCAGCGCCGCACCACCTGGTGGCCGACGTGCCCGCCGGCTCACCGCTGTCCGTGCGGCGCACCCGGGGTGGCGACGCCTACGACCGCCGCCAGCTCGCCTCGTGCGGCGTGCCGGCACAGGGCACCGGAGCCGGCGCAGGCGGGCGCTCCGTCGGGCTGGGGATGCCCGCGCTGAGGGTCCCCGTCTCCTGA
- a CDS encoding DNA-3-methyladenine glycosylase I → MDVVVGADGVPRCAWGTSTPDYVAYHDTEWGFPVCDDRRLFEKLCLEGFQSGLSWLTILRKREVFRAAFAGFDHEVVARFDDGDVERLLGDAGIVRHRGKIEAAINNAARARELVAEHGSIAAYAWSWAPDGEAERPFEVRATSPESTAMSKDLKKRGWKFVGPTTVYAFQQAMGLVNDHAPGCATREEVSAARAASTPPVSRAVSPAAAAGRPPAGRTG, encoded by the coding sequence GTGGACGTCGTCGTCGGTGCCGACGGGGTCCCGCGCTGCGCGTGGGGCACCTCCACCCCGGACTACGTGGCCTACCACGACACCGAGTGGGGCTTCCCGGTCTGCGACGACCGGCGCCTGTTCGAGAAGCTGTGCCTGGAGGGCTTCCAGTCCGGCCTGAGCTGGCTGACCATCCTGCGCAAGCGGGAGGTCTTCCGGGCGGCGTTCGCCGGCTTCGACCACGAGGTGGTCGCGCGGTTCGACGACGGCGACGTGGAACGGCTGCTCGGCGACGCCGGCATCGTGAGGCACCGCGGCAAGATCGAGGCGGCCATCAACAACGCCGCGCGCGCCCGCGAGCTGGTGGCCGAGCACGGCAGCATCGCCGCCTACGCGTGGAGCTGGGCGCCCGACGGTGAGGCAGAGCGCCCGTTCGAGGTGCGCGCCACCTCGCCGGAGTCGACGGCCATGAGCAAGGACCTCAAGAAGCGCGGCTGGAAGTTCGTGGGCCCCACCACCGTCTACGCGTTCCAGCAGGCCATGGGCCTGGTCAACGACCACGCCCCGGGCTGCGCGACCCGCGAGGAGGTGTCGGCGGCCCGCGCCGCGTCCACCCCGCCGGTCAGCCGCGCCGTCAGCCCCGCCGCGGCCGCCGGGCGTCCCCCGGCAGGCCGAACCGGGTGA
- a CDS encoding regulatory protein RecX codes for MLRQLTAAPRSRAQLEKKLAEKGVPDEAAEQVLRRFTEVGLVDDAAYAEVLVRSQRLTRGLGRRALAHELRAKGVDDATAAAALEQVDDEAEEASARDLVARRLRSMGALAPEVQTRRLAGMLARKGYPQGLVMRVVREAVRQEEE; via the coding sequence GTGCTCCGCCAGCTGACCGCGGCGCCCCGCAGCCGGGCGCAGCTGGAGAAGAAGCTGGCCGAGAAGGGCGTCCCGGACGAGGCCGCCGAGCAGGTGCTGAGGCGGTTCACCGAGGTGGGCCTCGTCGACGACGCCGCCTACGCCGAGGTGCTCGTGAGGTCCCAGCGCCTCACCCGGGGCCTGGGCCGGCGGGCCCTGGCGCACGAGCTGCGCGCCAAGGGCGTCGACGACGCCACCGCGGCCGCCGCCCTGGAGCAGGTCGACGACGAGGCCGAGGAGGCCTCGGCGCGAGACCTCGTCGCGCGGCGCCTGCGGTCGATGGGGGCGCTCGCTCCCGAGGTCCAGACCCGGAGGCTGGCCGGGATGCTCGCCCGCAAGGGGTACCCCCAGGGGCTGGTCATGAGGGTGGTGCGCGAGGCCGTGCGACAGGAGGAGGAGTAG
- a CDS encoding FAD binding domain-containing protein produces the protein MDLHGVTALEPAGPVLDGTAPTAPGDVWLAGGTWLFSEPQPAARRLLDLTTLGWVPLSVDDDGALRVAATCTVEQLTRWQAAPPLVGQCADAFLAGWKVQGVATVGGNLVTALPAAPMVSLFAALDGVAQLWAPTGAGGVVRRQLPVAELVTGDHATALAPGELVREVVVPASSLAARTAFRRASLTPLGRSASLVVGRLDVGTGGGGELVVTVTAATRAPLQLRWPSSSSLVEAGGPDAAAAAVDSAVDGSEPRRTWHDDVHGHPAWRRAMALAQTADVVRELLA, from the coding sequence ATGGACCTGCACGGCGTCACCGCCCTCGAGCCCGCCGGGCCCGTGCTCGACGGGACGGCTCCGACCGCGCCCGGCGACGTGTGGCTCGCGGGCGGCACCTGGCTGTTCTCGGAGCCGCAGCCGGCGGCCCGCCGGCTGCTCGACCTGACGACCCTCGGCTGGGTCCCGCTCTCGGTCGACGACGACGGCGCCCTGCGCGTCGCGGCGACCTGCACGGTCGAGCAGCTCACCCGCTGGCAGGCGGCGCCGCCGCTCGTGGGGCAGTGCGCCGACGCGTTCCTCGCGGGGTGGAAGGTGCAGGGCGTGGCCACCGTCGGCGGGAACCTCGTCACCGCCCTGCCGGCGGCGCCCATGGTGTCGCTGTTCGCCGCGCTGGACGGCGTGGCGCAGCTGTGGGCGCCCACCGGGGCCGGCGGGGTGGTGAGGCGGCAGCTGCCGGTGGCCGAGCTGGTCACGGGTGACCACGCCACGGCCCTGGCTCCCGGAGAGCTGGTCCGCGAGGTGGTGGTCCCGGCGTCGTCGCTGGCGGCGCGCACCGCGTTCCGCCGGGCCAGCCTCACGCCGCTGGGCCGCTCCGCCAGCCTCGTGGTGGGTCGCCTCGACGTCGGGACGGGGGGCGGGGGCGAGCTCGTCGTGACGGTGACCGCGGCCACGCGGGCGCCGCTGCAGCTGCGCTGGCCGTCGTCGTCGTCGCTGGTGGAGGCGGGGGGCCCAGACGCGGCGGCTGCCGCCGTCGACTCCGCGGTGGACGGCTCCGAGCCCCGCCGGACCTGGCACGACGACGTCCACGGCCACCCCGCCTGGCGCCGCGCGATGGCGCTGGCCCAGACCGC
- a CDS encoding EamA family transporter: MPLTARLLALLVAVTWGLNFVAIHASLEQFPPLLCAAVRFTVIAVPVVLLVPRPRGVPVRWLLAYGAGFGVAQFVFLYTAMAVGMPAGLASLVLQSSAPFTVVLAGALLRERLTGRQVAGVGVAVVGLVGIAASRAELGGAATLLPVVLTLLGGLGWAFGNLGSRLAWRERMAAGQPPSATESLRLVLWVSVVPPLPLALASLVLEGPARIGDAFTGLGSRTGLLAIAGLAFTVLIATLVGQVVWSALMARHPSSSVAPFSMLVPVVGMVAAHVLLGEATPWREVALGAVVVGGVLLGASRPRRRQETGTLSAGIPSPTERPPAPAPVPCAGTPHEASWRRS; encoded by the coding sequence GTGCCGCTCACCGCCCGCCTCCTGGCCCTGCTCGTCGCCGTGACGTGGGGGCTGAACTTCGTGGCCATCCACGCCTCCCTCGAGCAGTTCCCGCCGCTGCTGTGCGCCGCCGTGCGCTTCACCGTGATCGCCGTGCCGGTGGTGCTCCTCGTGCCGCGCCCCCGCGGCGTGCCGGTGCGCTGGCTGCTGGCCTACGGGGCCGGGTTCGGGGTGGCCCAGTTCGTCTTCCTCTACACGGCCATGGCCGTCGGCATGCCCGCCGGGCTCGCGTCGCTGGTGCTGCAGTCGTCAGCGCCGTTCACGGTGGTGCTGGCCGGCGCGCTGCTGCGCGAGCGGCTCACCGGACGGCAGGTGGCCGGTGTCGGCGTCGCCGTGGTGGGGCTGGTGGGGATCGCCGCCTCGCGGGCGGAGCTGGGAGGCGCGGCGACGCTGCTGCCGGTGGTCCTGACGCTGCTCGGCGGCCTGGGATGGGCGTTCGGCAACCTCGGCTCGCGGCTGGCGTGGCGGGAGCGGATGGCGGCCGGCCAGCCGCCGAGCGCCACCGAGTCGCTGCGGCTGGTGCTGTGGGTGTCCGTGGTGCCGCCGCTGCCGCTGGCGCTGGCGTCGCTCGTGCTCGAGGGGCCGGCGCGCATCGGCGACGCCTTCACGGGGCTCGGCTCACGGACGGGGCTGCTGGCGATCGCCGGGCTCGCCTTCACGGTGCTCATCGCCACGCTGGTCGGCCAGGTGGTGTGGTCGGCGCTCATGGCGCGCCACCCCTCCAGCTCCGTGGCCCCGTTCTCGATGCTCGTGCCGGTGGTCGGGATGGTGGCCGCGCACGTGCTGCTGGGCGAGGCGACGCCGTGGCGCGAGGTGGCGCTCGGCGCCGTGGTGGTGGGCGGGGTGCTGCTGGGCGCCTCCCGCCCCCGTCGCCGTCAGGAGACGGGGACCCTCAGCGCGGGCATCCCCAGCCCGACGGAGCGCCCGCCTGCGCCGGCTCCGGTGCCCTGTGCCGGCACGCCGCACGAGGCGAGCTGGCGGCGGTCGTAG
- a CDS encoding YqjF family protein, translating to MSSTQVVQPEAIADAPDLHGPVMMEQAWRDAAFLHWAVPPERVAHLMPPGVRPDVLDGVTYVALVPFRMVGAGLGPREVGPAVPWAGTFLETNVRLYSVDDTGRRGIVFVTLECSRLVVVAGAQAAFGLPYRWSSMAFGRRATSEGARVAYALRGRGNRSGVCQRLELSLGAQLSPTEAHDDDGLPRFLTARWGLHQQHLGRTWYVPNEHGPWPLRTASVEAFEDGLLADVGFPELAAREPDSVLFSSGVVTRFGLPGDARRPRRG from the coding sequence GTGAGCAGCACCCAGGTCGTCCAGCCGGAGGCGATCGCCGACGCACCCGACCTCCACGGCCCCGTGATGATGGAGCAGGCCTGGCGCGACGCCGCGTTCCTGCACTGGGCCGTGCCGCCGGAGCGGGTGGCGCACCTCATGCCGCCGGGGGTGCGCCCCGACGTGCTGGACGGCGTCACGTACGTGGCGCTCGTGCCGTTCCGCATGGTCGGCGCCGGACTCGGCCCGCGGGAGGTCGGCCCGGCGGTGCCGTGGGCGGGCACGTTCCTGGAGACCAACGTGCGGCTGTACTCGGTGGACGACACGGGCCGGCGCGGCATCGTCTTCGTCACCCTGGAGTGCTCGCGGCTGGTGGTGGTGGCCGGGGCGCAAGCCGCGTTCGGGCTGCCGTACCGCTGGTCGTCCATGGCGTTCGGCCGCCGCGCCACCTCCGAGGGCGCCCGGGTGGCCTACGCGCTGCGCGGCCGGGGGAACCGCTCGGGCGTCTGCCAGCGGCTGGAGCTGTCGCTCGGCGCGCAGCTGTCCCCCACCGAGGCCCACGACGACGACGGGCTGCCCCGCTTCCTCACAGCCCGCTGGGGGCTGCACCAGCAGCACCTCGGCCGCACCTGGTACGTGCCCAACGAGCACGGCCCGTGGCCGCTGCGCACCGCCTCCGTGGAGGCCTTCGAGGACGGGCTGCTCGCGGACGTCGGCTTCCCCGAGCTGGCGGCGCGCGAGCCCGACTCGGTGCTCTTCTCCTCCGGGGTGGTCACCCGGTTCGGCCTGCCGGGGGACGCCCGGCGGCCGCGGCGGGGCTGA
- a CDS encoding LysR family transcriptional regulator has product MDTRALEALRAVRTQGGVTRAAAVLHLTPSAVSQHLASLTRQAGVPLTERVGRGLRLTAAGLALAEAADDVAVALERARTAVLDAHRAATGLVRVSAFSSGAELLLPGLLTRLAGSGVEVECTDEDVPLDDFAPLTDRLDVVIAHRPEGERAWVDSPGVRVVPLLREPLDVAVPLGHRLVEVAQQHGGVRPEHLDDERWIAVKEGFPVAEVLRAVLGAGPGSGERAPRVVSRINDFHVVLELVAAGHGISLLPRYTCGRHPGVRLLPLLGVRAGRQVDALARADTAERPVVRRVLTELTALSAELAGAARGPRGG; this is encoded by the coding sequence ATGGACACGAGGGCGCTCGAGGCGCTGCGCGCGGTGAGGACCCAGGGCGGTGTCACGCGCGCCGCCGCCGTCCTCCACCTCACCCCGTCCGCGGTCTCCCAGCACCTGGCCTCCCTGACCCGGCAGGCCGGGGTCCCGCTGACCGAGCGGGTCGGGCGGGGGCTGCGCCTCACGGCCGCGGGCCTGGCCCTCGCCGAGGCCGCCGACGACGTCGCGGTGGCCCTCGAACGCGCCCGCACCGCCGTGCTGGACGCCCACCGCGCGGCGACGGGCCTGGTGCGGGTCTCGGCCTTCTCCTCCGGCGCCGAGCTGCTGCTGCCCGGTCTGCTGACCCGCCTGGCCGGCAGCGGCGTGGAGGTGGAGTGCACCGACGAGGACGTGCCCCTGGACGACTTCGCGCCGCTGACCGACCGCCTCGACGTCGTCATCGCCCACCGCCCCGAGGGCGAGCGCGCCTGGGTCGACAGCCCGGGCGTGCGGGTGGTGCCGTTGCTGCGCGAGCCGCTCGACGTCGCCGTCCCCCTCGGCCACCGCCTCGTGGAGGTCGCGCAGCAGCACGGCGGCGTGCGGCCCGAGCACCTCGACGACGAGCGGTGGATCGCCGTGAAGGAGGGCTTCCCCGTGGCGGAGGTGCTGCGGGCGGTGCTGGGCGCCGGCCCCGGCAGCGGCGAGCGCGCCCCGCGGGTGGTCTCGCGCATCAACGACTTCCACGTGGTGCTCGAGCTGGTGGCCGCCGGCCACGGCATCTCCCTGCTGCCGCGCTACACGTGCGGGCGCCACCCCGGGGTGCGGCTGCTGCCGCTGCTCGGGGTGCGCGCGGGGCGCCAGGTCGACGCCCTCGCCCGCGCCGACACCGCCGAGCGGCCCGTGGTGCGCCGGGTGCTCACCGAGCTGACGGCGCTGTCGGCGGAGCTGGCTGGCGCGGCCCGCGGGCCGCGCGGCGGGTGA
- the recA gene encoding recombinase RecA, protein MAAPATKTNDKSKSLEFALAQIDKQFGKNTVMRLGDEVREPMKFIPTGSTALDVALGIGGLPRGRVVEIYGPESSGKTTVALHAVANAQKAGGIAAFIDAEHALDPEYAKKLGVDTDALLVSQPDTGEQALEIADMLVRSGALDILVIDSVAALVPRAEIEGEMGDSHVGLQARLMSQALRKMTGALNTAGTTAIFINQLREKIGVMFGSPETTTGGKALKFYASVRLDVRRIETLKDGNEPVGNRTRVKVVKNKVSPPFKQAEFDILYGVGISREGGLIDMGVEHGFIRKSGAWYTYEGDQLGQGKENARTFLRDNPDLGDEIERKIKEKLGIGQPAAAADTVELPAEAKVDF, encoded by the coding sequence GTGGCCGCACCCGCCACCAAGACCAACGACAAGTCGAAGTCGCTCGAGTTCGCCCTCGCGCAGATCGACAAGCAGTTCGGCAAGAACACCGTCATGCGCCTCGGGGACGAGGTCCGCGAGCCGATGAAGTTCATCCCCACCGGGTCGACGGCGCTCGACGTCGCGCTCGGCATCGGCGGGCTGCCCCGCGGCCGCGTGGTGGAGATCTACGGCCCGGAGTCCTCGGGAAAGACGACCGTCGCGCTGCACGCGGTGGCGAACGCCCAGAAGGCGGGCGGCATCGCGGCCTTCATCGACGCCGAGCACGCGCTCGACCCCGAGTACGCCAAGAAGCTCGGCGTCGACACCGACGCCCTGCTGGTCTCCCAGCCCGACACCGGTGAGCAGGCCCTCGAGATCGCCGACATGCTCGTGCGCTCCGGGGCGCTCGACATCCTCGTCATCGACTCCGTGGCGGCCCTGGTGCCCCGCGCCGAGATCGAGGGCGAGATGGGTGACAGCCACGTCGGTCTGCAGGCCCGCCTCATGTCGCAGGCGCTGCGCAAGATGACCGGTGCGCTGAACACCGCCGGCACCACCGCGATCTTCATCAACCAGCTGCGCGAGAAGATCGGCGTGATGTTCGGCTCGCCCGAGACCACCACGGGTGGAAAGGCGCTGAAGTTCTACGCGTCGGTCCGCCTCGACGTGCGCCGCATCGAGACGCTCAAGGACGGCAACGAGCCGGTTGGCAACCGCACCCGCGTCAAGGTGGTCAAGAACAAGGTCAGCCCCCCGTTCAAGCAGGCCGAGTTCGACATCCTCTACGGCGTGGGCATCTCCCGCGAGGGCGGTCTCATCGACATGGGCGTGGAGCACGGCTTCATCCGCAAGTCCGGCGCTTGGTACACCTACGAGGGAGACCAGCTCGGGCAGGGCAAGGAGAACGCCCGCACCTTCCTGCGCGACAACCCCGACCTCGGCGACGAGATCGAGCGCAAGATCAAGGAGAAGCTCGGCATCGGGCAGCCCGCCGCTGCCGCCGACACCGTCGAGCTGCCGGCCGAGGCCAAGGTCGACTTCTGA